Proteins co-encoded in one Polynucleobacter sp. MWH-UH19D genomic window:
- a CDS encoding superinfection immunity protein has translation MRLFAAILIATLSLFYFLPFAIAFNRRRANTGAIFALNLFLGWSLIGWVVALVWALKEESVI, from the coding sequence ATGCGCCTCTTTGCCGCGATCCTGATAGCCACCCTATCGCTCTTTTATTTTCTCCCCTTTGCCATTGCTTTCAATCGTAGACGGGCAAATACCGGGGCTATTTTTGCTTTAAACCTCTTTCTAGGCTGGTCCCTCATAGGCTGGGTTGTGGCTCTGGTCTGGGCGCTCAAAGAAGAAAGCGTTATTTAA
- a CDS encoding DUF2147 domain-containing protein: MKKMSFSLIFTALLCVGGYSSAQSMGSIVGTWKTFDDETNQPAAMVQISENNGIYSGVITKLLDASGPTTCEKCTDFRKGKPILGMEILSGLKRTGDGFSGGQILDPDDGEIYRAEMKLKDQGVKLDLRAYIGIPLLGRTQTWIREK; the protein is encoded by the coding sequence ATGAAAAAAATGTCCTTTTCCCTCATTTTTACCGCCCTCCTATGCGTCGGAGGCTACTCGTCAGCCCAAAGCATGGGTAGCATCGTCGGCACATGGAAAACGTTCGATGATGAAACAAACCAGCCAGCAGCCATGGTCCAAATTAGCGAAAACAATGGTATCTATTCAGGCGTTATTACAAAATTACTAGACGCCTCAGGACCAACAACCTGTGAAAAGTGCACGGATTTTCGAAAAGGAAAGCCTATTTTGGGGATGGAAATCCTCTCTGGGCTCAAAAGAACAGGGGATGGCTTCTCTGGGGGTCAAATTTTAGACCCCGATGATGGTGAAATATATCGAGCTGAGATGAAATTGAAGGATCAGGGAGTCAAATTAGATTTAAGAGCTTATATTGGCATTCCCTTGCTGGGAAGAACTCAAACCTGGATACGTGAAAAATAG
- a CDS encoding CTP synthase, which yields MTKYVFVTGGVVSSLGKGIAAASLAAILESRGLKVTLLKLDPYINVDPGTMSPLQHGEVFVTEDGAETDLDLGHYERFVSAKMRKSNNFTTGQIYESVISKERRGEYLGKTVQVIPHITNEIQAFIERGAKASHDGKADIAICEIGGTVGDIESLPFLEAARQMSLRLPAHSCAFVHLTLVPYINSAGELKTKPTQHSVQKLREIGIMPTVLLCRADRPIPDDERAKISLFSNVREEAVISVWDVDTIYKIPEMLHSQGMDDLICRELELNAKPADLSVWANLVYELANPKHEVTIGMVGKYVELTESYKSLIEALRHAGIHTHTRVNINYIDSEQIEKDGVECLKELDAILVPGGFGKRGTEGKISAIRYARENDVPYLGICLGMQLAVIEFARHVANITNANSTEFDVDTDSPVVALITEWLDREGRVEKRTNDSDLGGTMRLGSQRCPIKPNTLAHRIYGSEVNERHRHRYEVNNLYVPKLEQSGLIISARTPNESLPEMMELPESMHPWFFGVQFHPEFTSTPRDGHPLFSAFIKAALVHQDAAMKQVA from the coding sequence ATGACCAAATACGTTTTTGTCACTGGTGGTGTGGTTTCTTCTTTAGGGAAAGGGATCGCAGCTGCCTCGCTTGCCGCGATTCTCGAATCCCGCGGCCTGAAAGTCACCCTCCTAAAATTAGACCCCTATATCAACGTTGATCCAGGCACCATGAGCCCTTTGCAGCATGGTGAGGTTTTTGTCACGGAAGACGGCGCAGAAACTGACCTCGATTTGGGTCACTACGAGCGCTTTGTTTCTGCCAAGATGCGCAAGAGTAATAACTTCACCACAGGGCAGATTTATGAGTCTGTCATCAGTAAAGAGCGTCGTGGTGAGTATTTAGGAAAAACAGTTCAAGTGATTCCTCATATTACTAATGAAATTCAGGCATTCATAGAGCGAGGAGCAAAAGCAAGCCACGATGGCAAAGCGGATATTGCTATCTGTGAGATCGGCGGAACTGTAGGTGATATTGAGTCACTTCCATTTTTAGAGGCAGCTAGGCAAATGAGTTTGAGGCTGCCGGCACATAGCTGTGCCTTTGTACATTTAACCTTAGTGCCATATATCAATAGCGCTGGTGAACTGAAAACAAAACCGACGCAGCACTCGGTTCAGAAATTGAGGGAAATTGGCATCATGCCTACCGTTCTCCTCTGTCGTGCAGATCGACCAATACCAGATGATGAGCGTGCAAAAATTTCTCTCTTTTCCAATGTAAGGGAAGAGGCTGTTATCTCGGTTTGGGATGTAGATACGATCTATAAGATTCCTGAAATGTTGCATTCACAGGGAATGGATGATCTTATCTGCCGTGAGTTGGAGTTAAATGCAAAACCTGCTGATCTTTCTGTTTGGGCAAACCTGGTCTACGAATTGGCCAATCCTAAGCATGAGGTGACCATTGGCATGGTTGGCAAGTACGTCGAACTAACAGAATCGTATAAGTCTCTTATTGAGGCCTTGCGTCATGCTGGCATTCATACGCACACCCGCGTCAATATCAACTACATTGATTCTGAGCAGATTGAAAAGGATGGTGTGGAGTGCCTTAAGGAATTAGATGCCATTTTAGTTCCAGGAGGTTTTGGCAAGCGTGGTACTGAAGGCAAGATTTCTGCCATTCGATATGCGCGTGAGAATGATGTCCCTTATTTGGGTATCTGTCTCGGGATGCAGCTAGCAGTAATTGAGTTCGCCCGTCATGTAGCCAATATCACCAACGCAAATAGCACTGAATTTGATGTTGATACAGATAGCCCAGTAGTCGCTCTCATTACCGAATGGCTTGACCGTGAAGGACGAGTTGAAAAACGTACAAATGATTCAGATTTAGGTGGAACTATGCGTCTTGGATCCCAGCGTTGTCCAATTAAACCGAATACGCTGGCACATCGAATATACGGTTCAGAGGTGAATGAACGCCATCGTCATCGTTATGAAGTGAATAATCTGTATGTACCAAAGCTAGAGCAATCTGGTTTGATTATTTCAGCGAGAACACCTAATGAATCTTTGCCAGAGATGATGGAATTACCTGAGTCAATGCACCCCTGGTTTTTCGGCGTTCAGTTTCACCCAGAGTTCACCTCTACACCACGTGATGGGCACCCTCTGTTCTCAGCATTTATCAAGGCTGCACTGGTACATCAAGATGCAGCAATGAAGCAGGTTGCCTAA
- the kdsA gene encoding 3-deoxy-8-phosphooctulonate synthase, with product MSNFKLCGYNVGLDQRFFLIAGTCVIESEQSAIDVAGQLKEITSSLAIPFIYKSSFDKANRSSGNSFRGLGIDKGLEILAKVKKQIGVPVLTDVHDIAEIAPVSQVVDVLQTPAFLCRQTDFIRACAQSGKPVNFKKGQFLSPQEMLNVIDKARAAAVEQNLSDQFMVCERGASFGYNNLVSDMRSLAILRDSKAPVVFDATHSVQLPGGQGSSSGGQREFVPVLARAAVAVGISGLFMETHPDPANALSDGPNAVPLNRMKELLESLVAIDDVIKSSKAFLENSFK from the coding sequence ATGAGTAATTTCAAACTTTGTGGTTACAACGTAGGTTTAGATCAGCGTTTTTTTCTAATTGCTGGTACTTGCGTCATTGAGTCAGAGCAGTCTGCTATTGACGTTGCTGGACAGCTAAAAGAAATTACTTCTTCACTTGCTATTCCATTCATTTATAAATCGTCTTTTGATAAAGCAAATCGCTCGTCAGGAAATTCGTTCCGCGGTCTTGGGATAGATAAGGGTCTTGAGATTCTCGCCAAGGTTAAAAAACAGATTGGTGTGCCCGTCTTAACTGACGTGCATGATATTGCTGAGATTGCGCCGGTATCTCAGGTGGTAGATGTTTTACAAACACCTGCATTTCTTTGCAGACAGACAGACTTCATACGCGCATGTGCCCAAAGTGGCAAGCCAGTGAACTTTAAGAAAGGCCAGTTTCTTTCCCCGCAAGAAATGCTTAATGTTATTGATAAGGCTAGGGCAGCAGCAGTCGAGCAAAATCTTTCTGATCAATTTATGGTTTGTGAGCGAGGTGCTTCATTCGGATATAACAACTTAGTATCTGATATGCGGAGCCTTGCGATATTGAGAGATTCCAAAGCCCCTGTGGTGTTTGATGCGACTCATTCTGTGCAGCTGCCTGGTGGCCAAGGTAGCTCAAGTGGTGGTCAGCGTGAATTTGTCCCGGTATTGGCACGAGCGGCTGTTGCGGTTGGTATTAGTGGATTATTTATGGAAACTCATCCTGATCCAGCAAACGCTCTATCGGATGGTCCGAATGCAGTACCACTCAATCGCATGAAAGAGTTGCTTGAGTCTTTAGTCGCAATTGATGACGTTATCAAATCAAGCAAGGCTTTTTTAGAGAATAGTTTTAAGTAA